CGTAAAGTGCCTGGCACTAACCCGTGTTCGGTAAGTTTGTACCTTCCCATTGTGTTCTAGCCCCTCCCTTCTCAGCTGCTCCGCCTCGCCCCTGAAACTCCTAAAGTGTGACTGAAATCATTTTCTAAAACCCTTACAAAATCCCAAGACTGAGAGGAAGGAAGAATTAATAGGATATGCTCAACTCAAAACTTACttgaatgaaaacaaatacaatttcaGAGCTCGAAACAGTTGAATTTTCATTAAGAAATGAGAACTTcatttactgatttcttttttactctGTAAACATTGAATCAAAATGCTtggattaaaatttcaaaaaaaattcctTATAGTGAATAAATCTTTGTCCTCTTTTTAGAATTAAATTATCAGCTTCCAACTTAggtatcatttttttattttctctgtgacaGGTTCATGCCCCCTGATGACCCTCTTGGCAGACATGGCCCCAGTCTGGATAATTTTCTGAGGAAGAAACCTATTGTTCCTGAACACAAAAAGCAGCCTTGTCCATATGgtaacttgctttatgaatattgAGTATATGCCGTTAGAACACAATATATTATTAAacttttgttaataaaaataaacacttaaaattttGGATGGCATAATATGCAGGTCTTTGGATTCCaattaaatttcagaaaatgtcttggccatgaaaaagaattatttttacctGCTTGGATTCAATACAAATGCATTTCCTTATATTAAAACATGGTTCAAAAAACACTGTTAATTCTACATGAAGTTAGCTTCGAAGTGAAtaaaaatttggaattttttcaTCTAGATACAAATCAGATTAGCATGGTTCTATCGCCCTACAATAGTACACTGTGCTCTTCAAAACAGAATGTCCTACCTAATTATAAAGTCCTACTGGAAGAGAAGAGGCAGGGAGGAGTTGAGGACACAGAGGTATTAGCCAAAAGTTCTggaggtggctgggcacagtggctcaaacctgtaatcccagtagtttgggaggccaaggtgggcagatcacttgaggccaggagttgagaccagcttgggtaacatggcaaaaccttgtctctacttaaaatacaaaacaattcaCCAGGCCTTGagggttcacgtctgtaatcccagctactcaagtggctaaggcataagaattgcttgaacccgggaggcagaggttgtggtgagctgagatcacaccactgccctccacctgggtgacagagcaagactctgtcccccccaaaaaaaaaaagttctggaggtgATTGTTACTCATTCGGCCAACTTCCTACTGCTCTTGATAGTAAGGAAGTGAGAAGACTGAGAAGTGACATTTCTCAAGAGTAAAGAACAAGGTGACACTTAAAACAGCTCCCATTTCTGTCGTTGTCTCTTCTACAAGTTAAAATCATAGGGCCAAACTGTGTTTTCCGGATCTGATGGTATGCTCCTTTGCCTAATTAATTTTACTCTTCTTAGGAAAGAAGTGTACCTATGGACACAAGTGCAAATATTATCATCCCGAAAGGGGCAGCCAGCCACAGCGGTCAGTGGCTGATGAACTCCGTGCCATGTCTAGAAATACGGCAGCCAAAACTGCAAACGAAGGAGGACTGGTGAAAAGCAACAGTGTTCCTTGTAGCACCAAGGCTGATAGCTCTTCTGATGTCAAACGCGGTGCTCCAAAGAGGCAATCAGATCCAAGCATAAGGACTCAAGTCTACCAAGACCTAGAAGAAAAGCTTCCCACCAAAAACAAATTGGAAACCAGGTCTGTACCTTCCTTAGTTAGCATCCCGGCTACTTCTACGGCAAAACCCCAAAGCACTACATCTTTAAGCAATGGCCTTCCATCTGGAGTTCATTTCCCACCTCAGGATCAAAGACCACAGGGACAATATCCTCCAATAATGATGGCAACCAAAAATCATGGAACGCTAATGCCTTATGAACAGTATCCAAAATGTGACTCGCCTGTCGACATTGGATATTATTCCATGTTGAATGCATACTCAAATCTGAGTCTCTCAGGCCCACGAAGCCCTGAAAGGCGTTTTTCCTTAGACACAGATTATAGAATAAGTTCCGTAGCTTCTGACTGCAGCAGTGAAGGGAGCATGAGCTGTGGGAGCAGTGACTCCTACGTGGGTTACAATGACCGGTCCTATGTCAGCTCCCCCGACCCACAGCTAGAGGAGAATTTGAAGTGTCAACACATGCACCCTCACAGCCGCCTTAATCCTCAACCCTTCCTGCAGAATTTCCACGACCCCTTAACCAGAGTGCAAAGTTACAGTCACGAAGAACCAAAGTTCCATCACAAGCCTCCTCTTCCGCACTTGGCTCTGCACCTGCAGCACCCCACTGTGGGCGCCCGGTCCAGCTGTCCCGGCGACTACCCCTCTCCTCCAAGTTCAGCACACTCTAAGGCACCACACCTAGGGAGGTCCTTGGTGGCCACGAGAATAGACAGCATCTCTGACTCTCGACTTTATGACAGTTCTCCTTCACGACAAAGAAAGCCTTATTCCCGCCAGGAaggcctgggaggctgggagaggccGGGTTACGGGATCGACACCTATGGGTACCGACAGACTTACTCCTTGCCCGATAACTCCACGCAGCCGTGCTATGAGCAGTTCACCTTCCAGAGCCTCCCCGAGCAGCAGGAGCCGGCCTGGCGGATCCCGTACTGTGGAATGCCGCAAGATCCCCCCAGGTATCAAGACAACCGAGAAAAGATTTATATCAATTTGTGCAACATCTTCCCACCTGACCTTGTGAGAATTGTCATGAAAAGGAATCCTCACATGACAGACGCCCAGCAGCTCGCCGCAGCCATTTTAGTGGAGAAATCCCAGCTGGGTTATTGAAAGATGATGCATCTTTGTGGTGTTCAGTAGTTTTTTGTTCAGCTCAAATGCTGAGGGAGGTTTGCTACAATAGCACATGTGATCTCCTTCTCAGCAAGGAGGTTATATAGTATCCATTTATGTGAAGTACTGTATCATGGAATCTGTATGTATAGCCCCACATGGTGGAAGTATCACGGGATTGCtttacatttaaacttttttttaacatttcctttttaaagctatATCCTTGGCTGGAAATTTTTCCAGTTTGATTTAATAGATGTATCTGTGATCTTTGATATTAATCTTTGGTGCATCAGGGGTTTATATGCAGCACTTTTTAtccttgttttgtgttttattaactTGGTGTTTGTCTATCAATTGCAAGCAATTACAATACCTTCAGAATGTGGGACATTTGACTAGACCTAGCAAACTGTTTTTTCGAGCCAAGCTTAATTAGACTCTTTTACagctttttaagttatttttatttggggAAAGTGGGTTTCTTTGTGCTATAATcattatttatagaaacaaaGATATACTACAGCACtgactttatattttaaacaaaatgtaaGTTACCAGTTTTATGTTGAAATGGGTAACAGTATATATATTAGAATGATTTACAATATGGcacttttcattgtgttatttttgtttggatttttttctgttaagaaattagttaatttaatatggttgatttaaaagaaagcagatgcaatcaatggaaaaaatgtttccatttttttaaatgaataaggcaaaagctgtaactgttaCAGGTTAGAGCTTTGTTATCCAGCCGTGATGTGCTTCTAGACAGTAGAAGTGGAATTGAATTCCTAGATTTCCATTAACCTGTATTTTTAATAtgtctgtctttttgttttggggCACAACAATACTGGATAAAATAACCCTTTCACAGCACTTGCCTGTTTTTAATGAATCTAATTATTCACAATGCaacttttatatttaacataCTCTTTAGCTTTCCTGCTATTTATCAAGGCTGGCCTGAGGTGGGTTTATGTGTTGAGGATATGCAACATTTCTTGATACTGCACTATAGAAATGGTGATGGAGAAGTTGTAAATGGtaacttaaaatttttgtaagatattgtatattttccattttcctgaaGGTAGTTTTCTTGGGGGGCCTGTTATATTATTAAGGCCAGATTCTTGCCACAAATAGTGTAGTTTTAGATACAGACTAAGGTCTGTTCTAGTATTAGTAAGGGATATTTCTGGTTTCAAAGTCATGGGTTTTGCTAGTGGTGAATACATTTCTGCGGATTAGAAGACAGATTTTGCAGCCAGTGGCAGACAGTTGAGTGACTGACATCACTTGACGGTTGCCTCCAGATTTTGAATTGTACTTTGTGTAACAGACACATTCAGATCTTTTTCTGTAGTCTGCTTAGATGCGCTGGCTATTCTGATTATTCTACATGCTACAGTTTGAAGTAAAGCCCTGAAAAACCAGAAAGTACCTTTTACTGTTGATACAAATTGTATCTTTTTAACTATAAGAACTGTTTTGATTTGTAGATCTAGTTAAAACACAAGTATGTAACTATGATTAGACTTTTGGGCAACATTTTATCCcttatttaaatacaaatttttaaagtaaaattgagGTCTAGAATaggttagaaaataaaaataacaatttagataaataaaagtgtttgtcttagttttatataatatattaaaacacaTTACATAAATTTATtggcattttctttctcctaaaaCTTACCTAGtgtgaacttaaaataaaggtaaaatgctGCCTGAAAATAATGTCCAAGCACCTTTGACTAGGATAACATTTTCACTACTTGTGTGACACTGTGTGTTGCACGAAGTAGGATTTGGGTATACAGTAAATGCTTCTAAAAGGCATTGTGCATATTGACATAACCAATAATCTGAACCGTGTTCAGCAAACTTAATTCAGGAAAGTGGTATTCTACACAATTATTGCTGTTGTGTTTGAAATGAGTGTGGCACTCATCTGTACCCAGAAATAATATGGGTGAGACCACACAACCCATTGTGAGTGGTGTCTGTCTGAGAGCAACGCTACTCACCTGTGAAATTGTTCTCCTTGATTTGGTTGGTCACTATAAAGCAAGTTTAAACATAGAGGCTAACTCAGTGCCAAAACTAGGGTTACAGATGTGTAATACCTTTTATTTTAGTCAtattctaagacttttttttagtatgaaatcacttttaaattatacatgtaggttttgcttccattttcatcattttaCCATTTATTTGAACATTCGCCAAATTTTactccatttatttaaatgagATCTTAGGTGAGATGTGTGTGACACTTTGAATTTGACCTTCTTGTGTTATTAGCTGACTATTTGTCATTGCCTCATGGATTTTAAATTATGGGAAAATAGTGTAGCCAGCTGCCACCTCTACTGAAGTGAATAGCTCTGAACTACCCACACTAAATCCTTCAGTGTAATTAATTATGAGTTTAAAAATAGCAGTTTTCTTATGTGAAGAGGACAATTTGTCCCCTTTTTTTTAATCACCAATGTTGCATTCAGAGCTGTAGAATGAGATAATTGGCAGACTTTAGGTACAGCAAATTCTTACTTATCTAAAGCAATAAGTCAAAGGAGCCCATCATTAAATTAAGTCCATAGATCACAAGCCTTCATGTTAGCCAAAACTTTCTCTTTAACCAAATCTTTTACCAGACTTGCTAATAAATAACCAGAGAGGTGTGTTAATAAGTGAAATTGCCAGAAATGGTCaactgatcaaaaaaaaaaaaaaaaggattcagatTGGAGTATTTTGCCCCTGAATAATTGACAGTTGACTGTACTTTACACAGTAAGTAGCCAGTCTGTTGTCTCTGTGTCTTAGTCCAGAGGGAATAGTACCTAACTGGCCAAATACTGGCTCTtggtatttccttctttcttgcatGTGATACAGACGTTTTCAGTCTTGTTTTTATGATCTCTCTATATATCCTGATAAGAGTTTGTCACTGACCTACACATTTGGAAGAAATGCACACCAGTATACAATATTTGATACTGGTGGAAACTTGACCTTTGTGTTTTTATGAAAATTCATTTATGAGAATATGTAATATAACTGaagagtattttatatatatctatatatacacaaatatgtatttgttatgAGGTATTAAAAACAGGGGTTGGGGGAGTGCTTCTGATGGCTAACTTTTCTCTAATTGAACTATGTTTCTTTGAGTTGTGAACGACCAAGTCTGGGGTCTGGACAGCCAATGATAAGATTTAGAACCACTTGGATGGAAAGCGATTCTTCACTGGTTTTATTCttggtattttaaaagaattattttgatatttttaatagaatgtgTAATTTTAAAGTACACAAAAAACTTAAAGTAGTATTgattatacaaataattatttaacatgTCTTATGGatgtatctatatgtatatagacagtaatatatttataaaacaaatatacttTGCTTATGTTATAGCTCTTGTTTGTgacaggtgggaggatggctctaggggtgtgtgtgtgtttgtgtgtgtgtgtgtgtgtgtgttgaaaacTCAAGCTGTTTTCCTCTGATTTACAATGGTATTTACTTTAAAGTATATTTGGTTTTCGTTATTCTTTTTGCTATTCAGCTTCCTTATTCAAGATAAGATAAGTTGTACGGTTTTCTGGCCATTCTGTTGGTGTGTGGTGCATCCATTTTATTGTCATATAACTCCTGGAGAATTCTCAAGTGACCTGAAATCAAACAGGTTCTGGTTGGACATATACTTATGTTCCAAATATATTAAAGATGGTAATTCAGCTAACATGTTAAGTTTCCAAGGTATACACTGACAAATAAAATGAGGTATTAAAAAGAGATGGATTACACACATGCCTTAgaataagagaaaacagagcgttaataaaagtaaaaaaacataCACTATCTTAGCCCCCTAGGGCAGGGGCggattttttctgtaaaggatcagATAGTAAATAATACACAAATCATATGGGCTTAAAATACCATTGTAAAAACTACTCATCTCTGGCTTTAGAGCATAAGAACAGCCACAGATAACATgtaaatgagtgtggctgtgttccaataaaactttatttacagaaacaggaAGCAGGtcagatttggcctgtgggccatagtttgctgatctCAAGCAGTAAATCCTAGTATATGTTAACAGAAGAAATCATAATTGCATTTCAGTTGACATTCAGAGAAAATCTGGTAGTTTTTGATATCCTTCAAAAGAGGATTGTTAGACATTCATATTAAAGCATCTTAATTCATTTGAGTTTTTTACCTGTTTACACCTGTTATTTATTAGATATTTCTTGTGCTTAACCACAAAAGTAttctgttaaaatgttttaatatgtatTGAAATTTTTCATGAACTTTTCATTTCTATTGATAAATGGGAATCCCttaccaacctttttttttttaatagcctcATGGACGAAAAAAATCTGTTGCAGCATTTAATTAGCCACAAATACATTTTGGCTGCATTTACcagttacatttttctgttgGTTTTGGCTTCTAATAAATGATATATCTGCCAttctttaaaaatggttttaaagaagataaatataTTGTAATTTCACATGCTATAGCTTTATTCTGTAAGGTTAAAACTTGTGACTAGTATAATTGTAGCTATAATGTGAGTGGCATGTTACAATGTAactctttataagaaataaaatgtatctctGCTTTGTCTGTCCAGATCTTTAGGTTTTTTAGATGCTTTGGGACTGTCCCTGGTGAATGATATTCTTCATAAGATCATGTGTAATTCTGAGTTCGTTGGAAGTACACGCTGCTGAGCATGTTCATTCACAGTGCTTTATACCGGCTGTTGCATCGATAACATCATTTTCATAAGAACATTTAAACAGCATGAACATCATTATCCACTTCAATAgttaaactttcttttaaaattggaatgCAACTCTGGGTTTTAacaatgtttattgtttttttaagtggttactttgtttttccttaataCTTTCTGTTAACTTGCTTATTAACTCCTGTTGCAGTGTTAACTGTTATATGTTAGAAAGTGGCTTTTCCCCTAAGATTCTTAGTCTTTTAGATTTAAAGACAATTTAAGGTTTTGGCCATTTGGCAGTAGAAAATGTGCATGTTTTAACTTAGCTTTATAAAATCCCTAACGTTTTACTTCTTGAACCATATACCAAATTTGCCAATTTTCTGTCCAAGTATTTCAGATGAATAACAAAATGTTGTTCATTAAAGCTTTCGCCACCTTTCTTAAAGCAGCTTATGTTCCAAGGGAAGAAGGCATCGAAAAGCAAACGTTTCTTTTTATGAAGAATACGTGTTCgaattccttcagtttttttgaaattagaaatGTCTTATGTGAAATATTCACAAACATACAGACTTCTGCAGAGACAAAGCATTTCATTGCAAGTGAACCAGGtta
Above is a genomic segment from Chlorocebus sabaeus isolate Y175 chromosome 1, mChlSab1.0.hap1, whole genome shotgun sequence containing:
- the ZC3H12C gene encoding probable ribonuclease ZC3H12C isoform X3; the encoded protein is MPGSGSQEYGVLCIQEYGKNSKVESSARNSFMGLKAHLGHDLGHLYVESTDPQLSPAAPWSTVERPSMDTINAGKDEKEVSEENASSGDSEENTNSDHESEQSGSISVEPGLITKTHRQLCRSPCLQPHILKRNEILQDFKPEESQTTSKEAKKPPDVVREYQTKLEFALKLGYSEEQVQLVLNKLGTDALINDILGELVKLGNKSEADQTVSTINTITRETSSLESQRSESPMQEIVTDDGENLRPIVIDGSNVAMSHGNKEVFSCRGIKLAVDWFLERGHKDITVFVPAWRKEQSRPDALITDQEILRKLEKEKILVFTPSRRVQGRRVVCYDDRFIVKLAFESDGIIVSNDNYRDLANEKPEWKKFIDERLLMYSFVNDKFMPPDDPLGRHGPSLDNFLRKKPIVPEHKKQPCPYGKKCTYGHKCKYYHPERGSQPQRSVADELRAMSRNTAAKTANEGGLVKSNSVPCSTKADSSSDVKRGAPKRQSDPSIRTQVYQDLEEKLPTKNKLETRSVPSLVSIPATSTAKPQSTTSLSNGLPSGVHFPPQDQRPQGQYPPIMMATKNHGTLMPYEQYPKCDSPVDIGYYSMLNAYSNLSLSGPRSPERRFSLDTDYRISSVASDCSSEGSMSCGSSDSYVGYNDRSYVSSPDPQLEENLKCQHMHPHSRLNPQPFLQNFHDPLTRVQSYSHEEPKFHHKPPLPHLALHLQHPTVGARSSCPGDYPSPPSSAHSKAPHLGRSLVATRIDSISDSRLYDSSPSRQRKPYSRQEGLGGWERPGYGIDTYGYRQTYSLPDNSTQPCYEQFTFQSLPEQQEPAWRIPYCGMPQDPPRYQDNREKIYINLCNIFPPDLVRIVMKRNPHMTDAQQLAAAILVEKSQLGY
- the ZC3H12C gene encoding probable ribonuclease ZC3H12C isoform X1, which encodes MAAEKRMQEYGVLCIQEYGKNSKVESSARNSFMGLKAHLGHDLGHLYVESTDPQLSPAAPWSTVERPSMDTINAGKDEKEVSEENASSGDSEENTNSDHESEQSGSISVEPGLITKTHRQLCRSPCLQPHILKRNEILQDFKPEESQTTSKEAKKPPDVVREYQTKLEFALKLGYSEEQVQLVLNKLGTDALINDILGELVKLGNKSEADQTVSTINTITRETSSLESQRSESPMQEIVTDDGENLRPIVIDGSNVAMSHGNKEVFSCRGIKLAVDWFLERGHKDITVFVPAWRKEQSRPDALITDQEILRKLEKEKILVFTPSRRVQGRRVVCYDDRFIVKLAFESDGIIVSNDNYRDLANEKPEWKKFIDERLLMYSFVNDKFMPPDDPLGRHGPSLDNFLRKKPIVPEHKKQPCPYGKKCTYGHKCKYYHPERGSQPQRSVADELRAMSRNTAAKTANEGGLVKSNSVPCSTKADSSSDVKRGAPKRQSDPSIRTQVYQDLEEKLPTKNKLETRSVPSLVSIPATSTAKPQSTTSLSNGLPSGVHFPPQDQRPQGQYPPIMMATKNHGTLMPYEQYPKCDSPVDIGYYSMLNAYSNLSLSGPRSPERRFSLDTDYRISSVASDCSSEGSMSCGSSDSYVGYNDRSYVSSPDPQLEENLKCQHMHPHSRLNPQPFLQNFHDPLTRVQSYSHEEPKFHHKPPLPHLALHLQHPTVGARSSCPGDYPSPPSSAHSKAPHLGRSLVATRIDSISDSRLYDSSPSRQRKPYSRQEGLGGWERPGYGIDTYGYRQTYSLPDNSTQPCYEQFTFQSLPEQQEPAWRIPYCGMPQDPPRYQDNREKIYINLCNIFPPDLVRIVMKRNPHMTDAQQLAAAILVEKSQLGY
- the ZC3H12C gene encoding probable ribonuclease ZC3H12C isoform X2, producing the protein MSLYFPANEYGVLCIQEYGKNSKVESSARNSFMGLKAHLGHDLGHLYVESTDPQLSPAAPWSTVERPSMDTINAGKDEKEVSEENASSGDSEENTNSDHESEQSGSISVEPGLITKTHRQLCRSPCLQPHILKRNEILQDFKPEESQTTSKEAKKPPDVVREYQTKLEFALKLGYSEEQVQLVLNKLGTDALINDILGELVKLGNKSEADQTVSTINTITRETSSLESQRSESPMQEIVTDDGENLRPIVIDGSNVAMSHGNKEVFSCRGIKLAVDWFLERGHKDITVFVPAWRKEQSRPDALITDQEILRKLEKEKILVFTPSRRVQGRRVVCYDDRFIVKLAFESDGIIVSNDNYRDLANEKPEWKKFIDERLLMYSFVNDKFMPPDDPLGRHGPSLDNFLRKKPIVPEHKKQPCPYGKKCTYGHKCKYYHPERGSQPQRSVADELRAMSRNTAAKTANEGGLVKSNSVPCSTKADSSSDVKRGAPKRQSDPSIRTQVYQDLEEKLPTKNKLETRSVPSLVSIPATSTAKPQSTTSLSNGLPSGVHFPPQDQRPQGQYPPIMMATKNHGTLMPYEQYPKCDSPVDIGYYSMLNAYSNLSLSGPRSPERRFSLDTDYRISSVASDCSSEGSMSCGSSDSYVGYNDRSYVSSPDPQLEENLKCQHMHPHSRLNPQPFLQNFHDPLTRVQSYSHEEPKFHHKPPLPHLALHLQHPTVGARSSCPGDYPSPPSSAHSKAPHLGRSLVATRIDSISDSRLYDSSPSRQRKPYSRQEGLGGWERPGYGIDTYGYRQTYSLPDNSTQPCYEQFTFQSLPEQQEPAWRIPYCGMPQDPPRYQDNREKIYINLCNIFPPDLVRIVMKRNPHMTDAQQLAAAILVEKSQLGY